ACGTCCTCTCGGGCTCGAACCGAGGACCCTCTGATTAAAAGTCAGATGCTCTAACCAACTGAGCTAAGGACGCATATCGCACCGGCGAAGCGGCTTCATAGGGGTGACCTTGGCAGGGATCAAGCCGCCTTGTGGTGTTTTCGTGCAGCCTCAGCAGTCGCGACCCTGTCGTCGACGCTGTTCGCAGCGGCGCTGCTCGCGTTCATAGGCCCGTTGCTCGCGTTCGCGCCTCGCCTTGGTCTCTTCGTCCGAGGTGGTCACAGCGTCCACGCCGGCACCGACCACGGCCCCGGTAACGGTGGCCGCCCCGCCGATGACGGCCGCACCGGCCCCCACGGCCGCGCCGACAAGGCAGCCTTGCAGCATCAGTGCGCCCCCTAGGACGACGGTCAGGGCGGTCGCCCGGCGCAGGATGGTGGTCATGGTCTGGTTCTCCCCGATCCGGTACGGTTAACCGCGAAAGGATGAACAGAGACTGAGCGGGCGGCCACAGCGTGATCGCCCGCCGTTGTCGTCGTCCTTACAGGCTGTCGACCATCACCAGCTCGGCATCGGCCGTGGCGGTGATGACGATTTCGGCCTCGTCGCGGATGGCCGCGCCATCGCGGGCGTTCAGGGTCGTGCCATTGACCTGAACCGCACCGACCGCCGGCACCAGATAGGCCCGGCGACCGGACCCCAGGGCATAGGTCAGGCTTTCACCCGCGGTCAGCGTGGCCGCCAGCACCTTGGCGTCGGCATTGATGGTCAGGGCCCCGTCGTCGGGATCACCCGAGGCCATCACCGAGAACTGGCCGGAACGGTCGCTCTTGGGAAAGGTCTTGGCCCCCCAACTGGGCTGGGCTCCGCGCTTGTCCGCCTCGATCCAGATCTGGAACAGGGTGGTGGTTTCGTCTTCCAGATTGAACTCGGAGTGGCGCACGCCCGTGCCCGCACTCATCACCTGGACGTCGCCCGCGGCGGTGCGGCCCTGGTTGCCCATGGAGTCCTGATGGGTGATCGCCCCGGTCCGGACATAGGTGATGATTTCCATGTCGTTGTGCGGATGGGGCGGAAAGCCGGACTTGGCGGCGATTTCGTCATCGTTCCAGACGCGCAACCGACCCCAGCTCATACGGTTGGGGTCGTAATAGTTGGCGAACGAGAAATGGTGCCTGGCCTTCAGCCAGCCGTGGTCCGCGCCGCCGAGTGAGGAAAAGGGTCGAACGTCGATCATGGGGAAGCTCCCGGAATCCGAGGGTTATCAACCTCGCTGACGTCTATATAGGTAACAGTTGCAGTGGCGGAAGTGGCTTAGGGGTTTTGTGCCCTATGCCTCAACATCGCGTCGGCTAGAACGCAGGCGGCCATGGCTTCCACGACCGGCACGCCGCGCAGCGCTACGCAGGGGTCGTGACGGCCCTTGGTCCGCAGATCCACGTCGAGGCCATCGCGGTTGACGGTCTGGCGCGGGGTCAGGATGGAGGAGGTGGGCTTGAACGCCACGTTCGCCGTGATCGGCTGGCCCGTCGAAATGCCGCCCAGGATGCCGCCGGCATGGTTGGAGCCGAAGACGATCTGGCCGTCGGGCCCCATCCGCATCTCGTCGGCATTGTCCTCGCCCGACAGGGCGGCAGAGGCAAAGCCCGCGCCGATCTCGATGCCCTTGACCGCATTGATGGACATCAGGGCGGCGGCCATTTCGGCATCCAGCTTGGCATAGAGCGGGCTGCCCCATCCGGCGGGCACGCCGGTAATCTCGAGCGCCACGACAGCGCCGATCGAGGACCCGGCCTTGCGCACGCCGTCCAGATACGCCTCCCAGGCCGGCACGACCTCGACCGAGGCCGCGAACAGGGGGTTGTCATAGACGGCGGCGAAATCCACGGCCTCGGGCGCGATCCGGTGCGGACCCAGTTGCACCACCCCGGCGCGGATCGAGATGGCTTCGCCCAGGACCTTTCGGGCGACGGCCCCGGCGGCGACGCGCATGGCGGTCTCGCGCGCCGAGGAACGGCCACCACCGCGATGATCCCGCACGCCGTATTTGGTCTGATAGGTCAGGTCGGCATGACCGGGGCGATAGGCCCGCGCGATCTCGCCATAGTCCTTTGAGCGCGTGTCCTCGTTCTGGATCTCGATGGCGATGGGAGTGCCGGTGGTGACCGGGCCGTCACCGTCGTCGAACACGCCCGACAGGATGCGGGCGGTGTCGCTCTCGTTCCGCTGGGTTACGAACCGGCTGCCGCCGGGCTTTCTGCGGTCCAGCCAGGGCTGCAGATCCGCCTCGGTCAGGGGAAGGCGCGGCGGGCAGCCGTCGATGACGCAGCCGATCGCCGGGCCGTGGCTCTCGCCCCAGGTGGTGACACGAAACAGATGGCCGAAGGTGTTGTGGGACATGACCCGTGACGCTTACGCGGCCAGGCGGTCCGGCGTCCAGACACGGGTGAAGCGCGCCAGCATATCCTCTGCCACCGACGGGGCGTCGTCGCGAGGTTCCAGCGTGACGAACAGATGTCCTTGCGGGTGTCGTCCACGCGCCGGAAGGCCCAGGTTCTTCAAACGCAGGCAAAGGAGCTGGTCCGCCACGATCCATGCAGAACGAACCCCGGCATGGGTGTCGATCTCCAGTCGTCCGCCATCAGCGACAAGGCGATGCGAAACGGGCCAGCGCATGTGCAGATCGTCCCCGATCGCATGCATTCCATCGGCCGGCCGAATAACGACAGGCAGAAAGAGGTCCTCGCCGGACGCTCCGGCGGCTTTCAAGCGCAGGTGCTCACCGGTGCGGACGCCGGCCGGAACGCGGATCCGCAGATCGCGACC
The genomic region above belongs to Brevundimonas vitisensis and contains:
- a CDS encoding pirin family protein — translated: MIDVRPFSSLGGADHGWLKARHHFSFANYYDPNRMSWGRLRVWNDDEIAAKSGFPPHPHNDMEIITYVRTGAITHQDSMGNQGRTAAGDVQVMSAGTGVRHSEFNLEDETTTLFQIWIEADKRGAQPSWGAKTFPKSDRSGQFSVMASGDPDDGALTINADAKVLAATLTAGESLTYALGSGRRAYLVPAVGAVQVNGTTLNARDGAAIRDEAEIVITATADAELVMVDSL
- the aroC gene encoding chorismate synthase; the encoded protein is MSHNTFGHLFRVTTWGESHGPAIGCVIDGCPPRLPLTEADLQPWLDRRKPGGSRFVTQRNESDTARILSGVFDDGDGPVTTGTPIAIEIQNEDTRSKDYGEIARAYRPGHADLTYQTKYGVRDHRGGGRSSARETAMRVAAGAVARKVLGEAISIRAGVVQLGPHRIAPEAVDFAAVYDNPLFAASVEVVPAWEAYLDGVRKAGSSIGAVVALEITGVPAGWGSPLYAKLDAEMAAALMSINAVKGIEIGAGFASAALSGEDNADEMRMGPDGQIVFGSNHAGGILGGISTGQPITANVAFKPTSSILTPRQTVNRDGLDVDLRTKGRHDPCVALRGVPVVEAMAACVLADAMLRHRAQNP
- a CDS encoding DnaJ C-terminal domain-containing protein, producing MRARSTSDVSSIHQAYALLGLTGPADAEVVTAAFRTTIKAARPDVAGGDAERFRQTIAAWRLIQSQAVPLALSPPVQAPPAPPVVSITPAQALAGGLSRVRLAGRDLRIRVPAGVRTGEHLRLKAAGASGEDLFLPVVIRPADGMHAIGDDLHMRWPVSHRLVADGGRLEIDTHAGVRSAWIVADQLLCLRLKNLGLPARGRHPQGHLFVTLEPRDDAPSVAEDMLARFTRVWTPDRLAA